From one Cyprinus carpio isolate SPL01 chromosome B3, ASM1834038v1, whole genome shotgun sequence genomic stretch:
- the LOC109075394 gene encoding peripheral myelin protein 22-like yields the protein MLAILLATIVLHLTDLIILFISTCANAWRTDGVANYDLWYDCTQRNGGYNCRGTNDADWLQAVQALMVLATIFCLISFIFFLCQLFTLVKGGRFFFTAVFQVLASLFVMSGAIIYTVMSPEWKNENDTYGYAFVLAWLAFPLTLISGFIYIVLRKKE from the exons ATGCTGGCCATTCTGTTAGCAACGATAGTCTTACATCTGACGGACCTTATCATTCTCTTCATTTCCACATGTGCTAAT gcCTGGAGAACAGATGGAGTTGCGAATTATGATCTCTGGTATGACTGCACACAAAGGAATGGAGGATATAACTGCCGTGGGACTAATGATGCTG ACTGGCTTCAAGCAGTTCAAGCCCTCATGGTCCTAGCCACCATTTTCTGCTTgatctccttcatcttcttccTCTGCCAGCTCTTCACTCTTGTAAAGGGAGGTCGCTTCTTTTTCACGGCCGTCTTCCAGGTCCTTGCCA GTCTGTTTGTGATGAGCGGAGCCATCATCTACACGGTGATGAGTCCAGAGTGGAAAAACGAGAATGATACTTACGGATACGCCTTCGTCCTGGCCTGGCTGGCTTTCCCTCTCACGCTCATCAGTGGCTTCATTTACATtgttctgagaaagaaagaatga